GGCGACGTGGACGTCGTGGACCTCCGCGTGCACGCGCATCAGGACCCCGGGCAGCGCCGGCGTGTTCCAGCGGGACAGCTCCCAGTCCAGATCCTCGTACTTGCGGCCCTTGCTGGAGCCGAAGCGCGAGCACAGGTCGGACTGCTCCTCGTGCAGGACGTTGACGCAGAAGCGGCCGGTCTCGCGGATCCGCGGCCAGGCGCGCCCGCGGTGGTCGGCGCAGATCAGGATCAGCGGCGGCTCGAGCGACACCGACGCGAACGATTGGCACGCGAACCCGACCGGGCCCTCGTCGTCCAGGCCGGTCACCACGGTCACACCGGTCGCGAACTGGCTCATCACGCGGCGCATCTCATCGGGGGTCGGCGCTGCCGCCGAGTTCTCGTGTGCAATCAGCTCTGTGGGCATGGGGCCACCTCCGATTCGACGGGATCGATCGGCGCCGAGTGCGCCGAAGTTGATGTTTGCGAGCGTATGGCTGCGTGTTCGCGGCCCTGAACTGCTGTCTCGGTCAGCGGAACCACCCCCGACGGGCGCAGACGGCGAGCGGCTGATCTCGCTCATCGGGATGAGATATGGCCCACGCGGGCGTGGCCTGGCAGCCTGCGACCCGAATGGGCTGTGACCCGGATGACACATGAGGGACAGAGGCGACGATGACTACTGAGCTGAGCTACGAGGGAACTCTGCGGGAACTGCACACCGATCAGGGCGTGCTCCGGTACCACGAGGCCGGCGACGGCCCGCCGCTGCTGCTGCTGCACGGCTCCGGCCCGGGCGTGACGGGATGGCGTAACTACCGTGGCGTGCTCGCGGACTTCGCCGAGCACTTCCACTGCTACGTGCTCGAGTTCCCCGGATTCGGCGTGTCCGATCCGTGCGACGGTCACCCGATGGTCGAGGCGATCAACGCCGTCCCGACCTTCCTCGACGGCCTGGGCCTCGGCGCGGTCGACATCATCGGCAACTCGATGGGCGGTGTCGTCGGTGCCCGCATCGCGATCGCGCAGCCGGAGCGGGTCAACAAGCTGGTCTCCATCGGCGGCGTCGGCAAGAACGTCCTCTCGTCCAACCCGGGCGAGGGCATCAAGCTGCTGATGGAGTTCACGGACAACCCCACCCGCGAGAGCCTGATCCGCTGGCTCCAGTCGATGGTCTACAACCCCGCGATCGTCACCGAGCAGCTCATCGAGGAGCGCTGGGCGCTCGCTACCGAGCCCAAGACGCTCGAGATCGCCCGCCGCATGTACAGCACCAAGGCGTTCGCCGCGATGGCCGCCGCCAACGCGCAGGCCGACGGCACGCCGTACTGGGCGCAGTTCGGCAAGATCAAGGCACCGACCCTCATCACCTGGGGCCGCGACGACCGCGTGAGCCCCGTCGACATGGGCCTGCTGCCGATGCGCGACATCCCGAACGCGGAGTTCCACGTGTTCCCGAACTGCGGTCACTGGACCATGATCGAGGCGCGCGACGCCTGGGTCTCGACCGTTCTGACGTTCCTGCGACGCGACGAGAAGTGATCGACAAGTCGCAATGACCGAGAACCGGAACTTCGACACCGTCGTCGACTTCCTGATCGTCGGCAGTGGTGGCGGCGGCATGGCCGCCGGCATCACTGCCGCCGACCGCGGTCTGTCCGCCCTGATCGTCGACAAAGGCAAGACCTTCGGCGGCTCCACCGCGATCTCCGGCGGTGGCATCTGGATCCCCAACGCTCCGGTGCTGCTGCGCAGCGGTGCACAGCGGGACTCCCGTGATTCGATCCGGCGCTACCTCGACATCATCACCGAGGGCAAGGTGTCGGCCGAACGCGTCGACGCCTACGTCGACAACGGCCCGCCGCTCATGGAACTGCTCGAGCGGAGCCCGCACATCGAGTTCTACTGGGTCAAGGGCTACTCCGACTACCACCCGGAGGAGGAGGGCGGGCGCCCCCTCGGCCGCACCATCGAGTGCACGCCGTTCGACACCCGCAAGCTCGGCGACGACGAGAAGTACCAGCGTCCCAACAGCCTCGAGGGCCCGCTGGGCCTGTGGGTCACGTCCAAGGACTACCGCGACCTGGCGATGGTCAAGCGCACGTGGCGTGGACGCAAGGCGTCGCTGGTCGCCGCGTGGCGCGTGTCGTCGAACATGATCCGCCGCCGCCACATGGCGACCGGTGGTCGCGCGCTCGTCGCACGTATGCGCATGGCGCTCGAGGACGCCGGCGTCCCGCTGTGGCTGAAGACGTCGATGAAGGAGCTGATCGTCGACGACCGGGGTGCCGTCGTCGGCGCCACCGTCGAGAGGGAGGGCACGCTCGTGCGCATAGGTGCCCGCAAGGGTGTCCTGCTCGCGACCGGCGGCTTCGAGCACAACGACGAGATGCGCGCGAAGTACCTCCCCCAGCACGGCATCGAGAACATCAGTGCCGGCGCCCGCGAGAACGTCGGTGACGGCATCGTCGCCGGCCAGAAGCTCGGTGCTGCGGTCGATCTCATGGACGACGCCTGGTGGATGCCGTCGGTCAAGCACCCCATGGGCGCGGTCATCCCGCTGGTGTCCGAGCGCTCCATCCCGCCGTCGGTGATCGTCAACCAGGACGGCAAGCGCTTCACCAACGAGTCGGCGCCGTACGTGAACTTCGTGCACGACCAGATCGACGGCGGCCACGTCCCGGCGTACTTCGTCATGGACAGCAAGGCCCGCTCGCGGTACCCGTTCGCACAGGTGCTGCCGGGCGCCCCGTTCCCGCAGGGCTTCTACGACCAGGGCATCGTCCACAAGGCGAACTCGCTGAGCGAGCTGGCCGAGAAGATCGGTGTCCCACCGCAGAACCTGCTCGAGACCGTCGACCGGTTCAACGGCTACGCCCGCACGGGCAAGGACGAGGAGTTCGGCCGCGGCGACAGCGCGTACGACCAGTACTACGGTGACCCGACGATGAAGAACCCGGCCATGGACGAGATCGTCAAGGGCCCGTTCTACGCCGTCCGCATCGAGGCCGGCGACCTCGGCACCAAGGGTGGTCTCGTGACCGACGCCAAGGCGCGCGTGCTGCGCGAGGACGGCACCGCCATCGACGGCCTGTACGCGACCGGCAACACTGCCGCGTCCGTCATGGCCAACGAGTACGCCGGCGCAGGCGCCACCATCGGACCGTCGATGATCTTCGGCTACGTGGCCGCGAACCACGTCGCCGACAGCGATGCCCAGCGCGTCGACGGCCCCGGCACGAGGCAGTCGGGGAAAGTTCCCGAGTGATCACTCAGCGGGACGTGAAACCGGCTCTGACGTGGCCGAATCCAAGTCCCGCTGAGCGGGAGGTGTTTTGTCCTCCCGGCCGGATTCCTGGGACCGTTCCACACACACGATCAGCGCTGTCGAAGAGCGTTGGTCCCCACTCGCACCAGGAGGGCGCGATGCTCGATCGTCTGCCACCGACGATGGGCCACGCCGGTGCTCACCCCAGCTTCCTCTTGCATGCCAATTCGCATGCCAAGCGTCACGGCATCGCCGAGAATCTCATCGAGCCCGGTGGCCGCAAGCTTGTCGGAGGACAGGAAGACCAGCTGATCGAGAAGGCAGTCGGTCTGGCCGCAAAGTATTAGACCCGCGTCGTCGTAGGGTCGAGAGAGAGAGCTGATAGCTATGGGTCAGGTTTTGGACAACATCATGCAGTTCGCGGACGAGATCCGTGAAGGCGGTATCGAGGGCGAGAAGCTGATGCGCCTCTCGGACGGAAACGCCAAGCGTGTCCGCGACGCCGGCGTCATCCGGATGCTGCAGCCGAAGGAGTTCGGCGGCCTCGAGTCCCACCCGCGCGAGTTCGCCGAGACGGCTATGGCCCTCGGCGCCGTCGACGGCTCCACCGGCTGGGTCTCCGGCATCGTCGGTGTGCACCCGTGGGAGATGGCTTTCTTCGATCCCAAGGCGCAGCAGGAGGTCTGGGGCGAGGACGTCGACACCTGGATCGCGTCGCCGTACGCCCCCATGGGTATCGCGGTGCCGGTCGACGGCGGCTACATCCTGAACGGCCGCTGGTCGTTCTCCACCGGCAACGACCACTGCGAGTGGGTCATGATCGGTGCTCTCGTGGGTGACCAGAAGGGTGTCCCGACCGGTCAGGTTCTGCACGTGCTGGTCCCGAAGGCGGACTACACCGTCGACCACGAGAGCTGGAACGTCGTCGGCCTGCGCGGCACCGGTTCCAAGGACTTCACGGTCAAGGACGCCTTCATCCCCGAGTACCGCACGATCGACTCCGAGATCGTCCTCAGCGGCAACGGTGCCAAGCACGCCGGCCGTGACGAGACGCTGTACAAGTTCCCGTTCTCCTGCATCTTCCCGCTCGGCATCTCCTCGTCGCTGATCGGCATGTGCGAGGGCGGTCTCGCCCTGTACATCGCCGCGCAGAAGGAGCGCGTCGCGGTGACCGGTGTCCCGATCAAGGAGGACCCGTACGTCCTCTACGCCATCGGTCAGGCCGCCGACGAGATCAACGCTGCGCGAGTGTCGATCCTCGAGACCGTCGACCGTTTCTGGGACAAGACCGAGAAGGGCCAGGAGGTCACCTTCGAAGAGCGCGCGGTCGGCCGCCGCACCCAGACCAACGCCGCGTGGCGCGCGGTCAGTGCCCTCGACGAGATCTTCGCTCGCGCCGGCGGCGGTGCGATGAAGGTGACGCTGCCGCTGCAGCGCTTCTGGCGTGACGCGCACGTCGGCCTGACCCACGCGATCCACGTGCCCGGCTCGATCAACCACGCGTCGGCGCTGACCCAGCTCGGTGGCGAGCCCCAGGGCATCCACCGCTCGATGATCTAGTTCGAACCCATCTGAATTCCTCACTCAGGACGGATTGATATGACGGAAATTCGGGGTCTCGGATACCTCAGGATCCAGACTCAGGACATCGCTCGTTGGCGTGAGCTCGTCGTCGACGGCCTCGGCATGGCGGTCGGCTCGGGCCCGGACCCGGACGGCCTCTACCTGCGGCTCGACGAGCGGCGTGCGCGCCTGATCGTGCTGCCGGGCGAGTCCGACAAGGCACTGGCGGTCGGCTGGGAGGTGCGCGACCAGTTCGCGCTGCAGCGAGTCCGTGAGGCCGTCGAGAAGGCCGGCATCGCAGTCGAGGAGCTTTCCCTCGAAGAGGCCGACTACCGCGACGCCGAGAAGGTCATCGCGTTCGACGACCCGGCCGGCACCCGCGTCGAGGTCTTCTTCGGCCCCGTCCTGGACCACAGCCCGGTCGTGACGCCGCACGGCGGCCGGTGGGTCACCGGCCCGCAGGGCCTCGGTCACGTCGTGCTGCCGACGCCGAAGTTCGCGGAGTCGTACGCCTTCTACACCGAGGTGCTCGGCTTCCTCCCGCGTGGCGCGATCCGGCTGCAGGACGGCGTCTCGCGCGTCCGGTTCCTCGGCGTCAACCAGCGTCACCACAGCCTTGCGCTGTGCCCGGCGCCGCCGACGGACGAGCCCGGCCTGGTTCACCTGATGACGGAGGTCGACACCCTCGACGCCGTCGGCCAGGCACTGGACCGCGTCGCCAAGCTCGGCTTCACGATCTCCTCGACCCTGGGCCGCCACACGAACGACAAGATGGTGTCGTTCTACGTGCGCGCACCCGGAGGCTGGGACCTCGAGTTCGGCACCGAGGGCATGCTGGTCGACGAGACCTTCTACACCGCCGAGGAGATCACGGCGGACAGCTACTGGGGCCACGACTGGTCGGCCTCGGAGCCGCTGAAGGCGTTCATCCCGAAGGCGTGATCGCCCGGTAGGTGATGCTCGACGACAAGGGCCCCGCGCGGATTCGTCCGCGCGGGGCCCTTTCTCGTGTCCTGATGCCGCTGCTCGTCAGGCGGGCAGGTCGAGTGAACGTGCGAGCGTCGGCCACGCCTTCGGCAGCCGGTCCCGCCAGTACGACCACCCGTGGATACCGATCGGCTCGTACTCGAAGGTGGCGGGAATCTTCAGGTTGTCGAGGCGGGAGTCGAGAAGACGGGTGCAGGCGTTCGCCGCGACCTCCATGGGACCACCGATGAACACCCGGTCGAACCAGTCGGACGACGCGGGATCCTCGTACTGGCCCGGCACGCCCGACCCCACCGAGACGTAGATGTCCATGCCGCGCAGCGCCTCGGCGTTGCGCACGGTGTCGTGGGCGGCCCACTCGGGTCCGCCCACGTCGCCCCACAGGTTCGCGATGTCGCCACCGCGCGACGACACGGTCGACTGCACGGTGAGCCGGCCCAGGTCGTCGGTGGCCGAGTAGCAGCCGCTGAACACCGCGATGCCGCGGTACATCCCGGGGTTCCGGTGCGCGAGCATCATCGCGCCCTGCGAGCCCATCGAGATCCCGAGCAAGGACTTGACGCCGTTCGTGTTCAGTCGGGTGTCGAGAAGCGGGGGCAGTTCCTGGGTGATGAAGGTTTCCCACTTGTGCAGTCCGACGCCCGGATCGATCCGGTCCCAGTCGGTGTACAGCCCGGACACGCCACCGTTGAGCATCACGACGTTGACGTTCTTGTCCGCGAAGAACTGCGGGACTCCGCCCATCGTGACCCAGCCGCTGGTGTCCTCGCCGGCGTCGACGCCCTCGAGCGCGTAGATCGACGGGCGCGGCACCGAGTTGTCTTTCGGGAGGAGCACTTCCACCCCGACCTCGCGGCGCAGCGCCGGCGAGGCGACGGTGAAGCGCACCAGCTGATCGGTCTTGTGCACCTCGCCGGTGATGGCCGCGGTCGTGATGTCGTCGCGAAGCGGCGGAAGCGGCGGATGCTCGTTCTGGAGCGGGCCCGGAATCACCGATCCGGCCGTCACGCTGCCGTTGTCGGAGCTGGCGGCCGCGCTGCCGCTCGAGCCGTTCGCGCTTCCGGTGCTTGCTGTGCCGCCGATGCTGCCCGGTGCGGCCACCGCCTCGCCGGCCAGCGGCAGCGCCACCAGTGCCGCGAGCGACGCGCCGAGCAGCCCCCGCTGCATCCGGCGTCGCGCGGCGCGTCTCGGATAAGAACTCCACATGGAGAAAATCCCCCCTACAGTCTTGGATCGAGCGTTCTGACCGTACCGCGACCTTCGGACAGGCGTTTCCGAGTCGCCGGAATCGCGGGACGGGCAGTACTACACTGCGGCCGCATGGCGGACGTCCGTGTGGGGATCTCCGGGTGGGTGTACCCGGGGTGGCGCGGCGGGTTCTATCCGACGGGGCTTGTCCACCGCGACGAACTGCGGTACGCCTCCGAGCACCTGACATCGATCGAGATCAACGGGTCGTTCTACGCGCTGCAGAAGCCGTCGAGCTTCGCGAAGTGGCGCGACGAGACACCCGACGGATTCGTCTTCGCGGTCAAGGGCGGCCGGTACATCACCCACGTGCGCCGACTCCTGGACGTCGAGGTCCCGCTCGCGAACTTCTTCGCGTCCGGCGTGCTCGGCCTGCGCGGCAAGCTCGGGCCGATCCTGTGGCAGTTGCCGCCGAACATGCAGTTCGACGCGGACCGCCTCGACACGTTTCTGGCGCAGCTACCACGGACCACCACGGCGGCGTGCGCGCTCGCCGAGCGCCGCGACGACAAGCTGTCCGACGACCGAGTCCTCGCCGTCACGGACGCCGATCGTCCGATCCGGCACGCACTCGAGGTGCGGCACCAGAGTTTCGCGGCGCCCGAGGTCGTCTCGATCGCGCGCGAACACGGTGTGGCGCTGGTGCTTGCCGACACCGCGGGCCGGTATCCGCGCATCGACGAGAACACGACGGATTTCGCGTACGCCCGCCTGCACGGTGACGCGGAGTTGTACGCGAGCGGCTACACCGAGGAGGCCCTCGACCGGTGGGCCGAGAAGGTGCGAGCCTGGACCGGCGACGGGCTGGACGCCTTCGTCTATTTCGACAACGACATGAAGGGTTACGCGCCGTTCGATGCGATGGCACTGCTCGATCGGCTCCGGTGAACGGTGCGCGGGAGTCCCGCTCAGGCGCGGTCGCGGACCTTCTCGACGACCCGTGTGAACACGTCGTCGAACTCGGCGCGAAACTCCTTGCCGTGGTACGCCAGCACCATCACGGTGTAGCCGCGGACCGCCGCGTATCCCAGCAGGATCTCGTCGTCGGCCCATCTCGGGTTGTCGGGGTCGGTGACCTCGGACAGGATGACGGCGTCCTCCGACGCGAGCGTCGGTGGGAGATCGAGTCGCTCGGTACGGACCGTCCGGGCGGAGGCGGCGGGATCGTCGTAGGTGACGGTGTACGTCGAGCAGGATCCGGTGTGGGCGTCCGCGACGCGGGAGATGTTCATGCCGGTCTCGCTGACCAACATGATGTAGGCGCGTTCGCCGCCGAGCAACGCACCCACGGCGGAGCCGTTCTCGATCAGACGGATTCGGGCCTCGTCGGAGTAGCTGTTCTGCTCGTCGCACTCCGGCGGGTCGAATGTCGCCCCCGGGTCGAGCCCGATCCCGGTGCTCGGAGCGTCGAGTTTCAGGTTGAGGACCATCTGCTCCTCGCCGTCCAGCGGCTCGACGACGGATCCGGGAGGAAGCTCGGACGCGTCCGGCAGCAGGCCCGCGCGGACGACGGCCGGGTCGGCGGTGGGGGCCGCAACCGGGGTGGTCGTGCACGCCGCGGCGCCCAGCAGTCCGGCCACCCCCAGGGCGGCGACCCAGTTCCTCGACATCCGTGTTCCTCCCCGTTGCGGCAGGCCTCCCACCAGCCTGCCGCCACGGTATCGGACAATTCGGTCGGACAACTGGCCCTACGCCGTTTCGGTCCGCAGCCGGCTCAGACGCATCGCACCGATCTTCCAGCCGTCGACCGTCTTCCGGTACTCCTCGTGGTAGTGCCCGTAGCCGTGCAGGCTCCGCAGTGCGGCACCGTCCGGCCACCACAGCATGTCCTCCATCGCCCACACGCCGGTGGCGGTGGTGGGGGAGGTGAGGGTGATCTCGGGGGTGTGGCCGTGATGGACGGTGGCGACGTCCTCGATGCTCGCGCGCAGGAACGGCATGTACTCCGTCACCGAATGCGTTACGCCACCGCCGGTTTCGGTCATGTCGATCGTGACGTCGTCGGTGAAGACGGCGGCCAGGCCGTCCCAGTCCTTGGTGTCCATGAGTCGGAAGTAGCGGGCCTTGAGCGCCTTGATCGCCTCGACGTCCGCCGCCGCCGTGCGCGGGTTGACGGGCGAGTGGCCGCCGTCCCAGTGCGCGGGACCCGTCCCGAGGACCTCGATCTCGCCCTGTGTGCCACGCATGTGCTTGGTGCGGTGGCTCATTCGCCACACGCCGTCGGTGAGCCGCCACTCGTCGCGGTAGTCGCCGAGTGTCGAGAAGCTCAGGCCCTGCAGGTCCCCGACACCGAGATGCAGATCCGACACGTACGTCCGGCTGATCGCGGTGCCGGCGTCCGGGTCCACGTCGATCAGCATGTTGCCCAGCAGATGCTGGGTCGGCCCGCAGTCGTCGAGGAACGAGCGGATCGCCGCCTCCACCTCGCCGGGCCCGTGCAGGATTCCGGTCCCGAGATCCGCGGTGGCGTCGGGCAGCATGATCGCGTGCAGCACGGGCCAGTTCCGCTCGTCCATCGCACGCGCGAACCGGGTGACGCCGCGCGCGATCTCACGTTCGGCCAGCAGGATCTCGAGATTCATCGGTCTTCCTTCCGTGGCGGTGATGCGAATACGACTGTGGCTGCGACCTTTCGGTCGCAGCCACAGCTTGTCGATCTGAAATTCTACGAGCGGTTCAGCAGCTTGCGCATCGCCTCGGCCGCACCCTTGACCATCTTGTCGCGGGGGAAACCGCTGCGCTTCTGCGCGGCCTCGTAGTTGCCGCCGGCGACCCAGATGGGTCCGTCGGTGAGGTGCTCGAGACCCTCGCGGGCCGCGTCCTCGGGCTCCTGCACGATCATGCCGGGGATGTCGAAGTTGAGGCCGGCGCGGACCATCGCGGGCGTGCGGGTGACGCCCAGGACCAGCTCGACGACGTGGACGTTGTACGGCGCCAGCTCGAGCCACAGGCTCTCGGCGAACACCCGGCTGAATGCCTTCGATGCCGCGTAGATGCTCTGGTGCTCCGAGCCCATGTAGCCGGCGAGCGAGCCGAGCAGCATGATGCCGCCGCGACCGCGCTCCTTCATCTTCGCGCCGAAGTGGTGCGAAAGCTCCAGCTGCTTGGTGATGTTGAGGTTGACGACACCACCGAAGCCGGTCAGGTCGCCGGTGACGAACTCGTGGCCGTAGCTGTTGGCGCCGGCGTTGAAGATGAGCAGGCCCACCTCGACGTCGTCGGTGACCTTGCGGATCTGGTCGAGCGCGTCGTCGGCCAGGAGGTCGAGGGACAGCGTGCGGACCTCGACGCCGTTGGCGCGGACCTTCTCCGCGGTCTCCTCGAGCGGTCCGGGCTTGCGGGCGATCAGTACGAGGTTGAGGCCGGCGCGGCTGAGCTCGTCGGCGAACGCGGCGCCGACGCCCTCGGAGCCGCCCGCGATGACGACCCACGGGCCGTACTGATTCTTGTCGATCATGAAAGATCCTTCTCGTCTGCGGTGCGACTCAGTGGTCGACGACCTGCGGGGTGGGAACTGGCTCCTCGTTGGTGATGGTGAGCCGGCCGTCGAGGGCGGCGACCTGGATCGCCGCACTCAACGCCTCGCATCGCATCACCGGTGCGCCGGGGCGACCTTCGCGGCCGACCCACTCGTGGATCTCGAGGCACGCCTCCTGAGCGGCCTCGTCCCACTGGACGGCGGTGTGCTCCCAGCTGTGCTTCTGGACCAGCACACACGCCCCGCAGCGGTCACACTCCAGCGGCTGCATTCTCACGTGCCTTCTTCTCGAGGTTCTCCTCGACGACCAGACGCCACGACGCGACCGCCTTGGTGGTGTCCATCTCGTGCTCGAAGCGGTCGGTCATCTCCGCCGTGACGTCGCTGCGATCGACGTAGAACTGGTCGTACCAGCGCCGCAGTTGGTAGACCGGGCCGTCCTCCTCGCACAGCAGCGGGTTCTCGATCCGGGTCTTGTTCTTCCAGATCGCGATGTCCTGCTCGAAGCCCTTGGCGATGAAGTCGCCGAACTTCTGCGCGGTCGCGAGCGCCTTGTCGCCGAGGACCTCGGACTTCTTCACGATCATCCCGTACATGAGGACGAACTTGTCCGGCGAGACCGGGTAGTGGCAGTTGATGAGGATCGACTCGACGTCGTAGCCCTCGTACTCGTAGGCCAGGTCGTCGATCATGAACGACGGACCGAAGTACGACGCGTCGGAACGGCTGCCGAGCATCTGCGGGACGCCGGCCGCGTGCGGACGCATGTCGGTGCGGGCCTCACCGCGCATGAACTGGCTCGCGACCTGACCCTCGAAGACGTTCTTGAAGAACGTCGGGAACGAGTAGTGCACGTAGAAGAAGTGCGCCATGTCGACGATGTTGTCGACGATCTCGCGGCAGTTGGTGTCGACTTCGGTGGTGTACCAGACCCAGTCGGTCCACTCGTCGCTCGTCGCACCCTCGATGCGGGGGATGTACATGTCCTCGGCGGCCGGCGCCTGGCCCTCGGGGTCGTGCCAGACGAACAGCATGCCGTCCTGGTCGAGGGTGTGCCATGCGCGGGTCTTGGCGACCGGGGGGACGCGGCGGGCGTAGGGGATGTCGGTGCAGCGGCCCTTGCCGTTCCAGCGCCAGTCGTGGAACGGACACGCGACCGCGTCGCCCTTGACCTCGCCCTGGCTCAGGTCGCCGCCCATGTGACGGCAGTAGGCGTCGAGGATGTTGAGCTCGCCCTTGCTGTCGGCGAATACGACCAGCTTGGTGCCGAAGGCGTGGACCGAGTGCGGCTTGCCGTCCTTGAACGACTCGGACAGGCCCAGGCAGTGCCAACCGCGTGCGAAGCGGGTCGGGGCGCTGCCGGCAACGATCTCGCGGACTTCGGGCTCTTCGGACTTGAGGGTCACTTCGTCCGTCCTTTCAGGGAAATGCAATTTCGAGTTCAGACGCGTTCGAATGTCGAGCGCTGGCCGTGGGTGAGCGTCTCCGCGCGGAGGATGCACCGGTGGCATTGACGGCCACGCTAGGTGACACCTATCACCCGGATTTCTGCAGTCCCACTGGGCGGGACCGCCGACCGGCGGAAGCGTGGGTGCCGGTTGAAATCGGGCGAAGGGGACTCCCGCGGGACGGGTTTGCGGAAACCGGTCCTACCATGCGGGTACCCTCCCAATCCCGACATGCGACCCGGTCCGGGGTCGCGAAGGAGCACCACATGGCCCACGAGGTTCTGCGGTCGGTTCGCGAGTTACTGCCCGCCATCGCCGATCGTGCACAGACTGTCGACGACTCCCGCCGCGTATCGGATCAGTCCATCCGGGACCTCAGCGCGGCCGGTGTCTTCCGGATGCTGCAGCCCGCGCGGTACGGCGGTCTCGAGGCGAGCCCCGTCGAGTTCTACGAGGTGGTTCGCGCGATCTCGGGTGCGTGCGGATCGACGGGGTGGGTCGCGTCGGTGCTGGGCGTGCACCCGTGGCACCTGGGCCTGTTCGACGTCCGCGCGCAGGACGAGGTGTGGGGCCAGGACGCCTCGGTCCTTGTGTCGTCCGCGTATGCGCCTGTCGGAGAACTGATTCCGGTGGAGGGTGGCTACGAGCTGTCGGGTAGCTGGCGCTTCTCGTCGGGCTGCGACCACGCGTCGTGGGCGCTGCTCGGCGCCCTCGTGGTGTGCGAGGACCGGCGCCCCGTCGACTTCATGACCGTCATCGTGCCGCGCACCGACTACCGGATAAACGACGTGTGGGACGTCGTGGGTCTGCGGGGCACGGCGAGCAACGAGATCACCGTCGAGAAGGCGTTCGTGCCCGAGTACCGGGTGCTGCGCAACTACGACGCGGCCCAGCTGCGGGCTCCGGGAACCAAGATCAATACTGCGCCGCTGTACAGGCTGCCGTTCGGGGCGATCTTCACCAGCGCGGTCGCGGCCCCGGTGATCGGCACGGTGGCCGGCTGCTACGAGATCTACCTGAGCGCGATGCGCGACCGCGTCCGGCTCAGCCTCGGCGGCGGGCGGTTCGCCGAGGACCA
This genomic stretch from Prescottella soli harbors:
- a CDS encoding SDR family NAD(P)-dependent oxidoreductase produces the protein MIDKNQYGPWVVIAGGSEGVGAAFADELSRAGLNLVLIARKPGPLEETAEKVRANGVEVRTLSLDLLADDALDQIRKVTDDVEVGLLIFNAGANSYGHEFVTGDLTGFGGVVNLNITKQLELSHHFGAKMKERGRGGIMLLGSLAGYMGSEHQSIYAASKAFSRVFAESLWLELAPYNVHVVELVLGVTRTPAMVRAGLNFDIPGMIVQEPEDAAREGLEHLTDGPIWVAGGNYEAAQKRSGFPRDKMVKGAAEAMRKLLNRS
- a CDS encoding Rieske 2Fe-2S domain-containing protein, producing MTLKSEEPEVREIVAGSAPTRFARGWHCLGLSESFKDGKPHSVHAFGTKLVVFADSKGELNILDAYCRHMGGDLSQGEVKGDAVACPFHDWRWNGKGRCTDIPYARRVPPVAKTRAWHTLDQDGMLFVWHDPEGQAPAAEDMYIPRIEGATSDEWTDWVWYTTEVDTNCREIVDNIVDMAHFFYVHYSFPTFFKNVFEGQVASQFMRGEARTDMRPHAAGVPQMLGSRSDASYFGPSFMIDDLAYEYEGYDVESILINCHYPVSPDKFVLMYGMIVKKSEVLGDKALATAQKFGDFIAKGFEQDIAIWKNKTRIENPLLCEEDGPVYQLRRWYDQFYVDRSDVTAEMTDRFEHEMDTTKAVASWRLVVEENLEKKARENAAAGV
- a CDS encoding nuclear transport factor 2 family protein; translation: MNLEILLAEREIARGVTRFARAMDERNWPVLHAIMLPDATADLGTGILHGPGEVEAAIRSFLDDCGPTQHLLGNMLIDVDPDAGTAISRTYVSDLHLGVGDLQGLSFSTLGDYRDEWRLTDGVWRMSHRTKHMRGTQGEIEVLGTGPAHWDGGHSPVNPRTAAADVEAIKALKARYFRLMDTKDWDGLAAVFTDDVTIDMTETGGGVTHSVTEYMPFLRASIEDVATVHHGHTPEITLTSPTTATGVWAMEDMLWWPDGAALRSLHGYGHYHEEYRKTVDGWKIGAMRLSRLRTETA
- the hsaA gene encoding 3-hydroxy-9,10-secoandrosta-1,3,5(10)-triene-9,17-dione monooxygenase oxygenase subunit — its product is MAHEVLRSVRELLPAIADRAQTVDDSRRVSDQSIRDLSAAGVFRMLQPARYGGLEASPVEFYEVVRAISGACGSTGWVASVLGVHPWHLGLFDVRAQDEVWGQDASVLVSSAYAPVGELIPVEGGYELSGSWRFSSGCDHASWALLGALVVCEDRRPVDFMTVIVPRTDYRINDVWDVVGLRGTASNEITVEKAFVPEYRVLRNYDAAQLRAPGTKINTAPLYRLPFGAIFTSAVAAPVIGTVAGCYEIYLSAMRDRVRLSLGGGRFAEDQFAQVAVARASSEIDAAILQMDRNIRELVELAEEGQPLPMSKRLRVRRDQVRGTERALEAIDLLFKTAGGNSLNRGNPIERAWRDAHAGSVHVANDAERALAMYGRGAFGLPVEDNLV